One Salvia splendens isolate huo1 chromosome 1, SspV2, whole genome shotgun sequence genomic window, GTGGAAGCAAGCATGTTAAAAAGGCTTTGACAAATCAAAATAGGCCATTTTTATCCTCACTAATTAGCCATCTTGTACATGTGAGGGTTAACTAATTTCTAGTGATTTAGAAATGCAGAACTGTCAACTTCCATATTTTTTAGATCAGAATTTTCTAAAAATgatttaaatatgaaataaaaatgaACTCAAGGGTAATCTAATAATGATATATCTGCATTAAAAATTCTCGTGAGTTTAAAGTACATACTTCACCATTTGGGAATTAGGAAGACTCGAGTTTTAACAACCGGAATGAGATGGTAAACAGATAGAAATGTTAGTACTACTAATACTTTTCAAGCAACCAATCCTATCATGCAGAGATGAAACAAACCACCAATTCCTAGCaatatgaaaataattcaaCCAGAAAGTCTGTATATTAGTATATTTCAATAAATCGCACATCCTGCCGATAAAGGGCTTATACACACAACATAACAATTGACTAAGAAAACCACACTTGACACAGACATACAATTAAAAAGGAGGTCTCATCACAATTGTATAAAAGTAGACGGTTTCTCTTAATGCTCAAAGTTTCTATGCTTGACGGCCCATTGTTTGTTCCCCGGGTGGAATCATGACTACGAATGGCTGGGCATTGAAGCCGGGATGTGGAAGCCTGCGGCGGATCTCACGCCCCTCCTGGCAAAGGGCACATGCGTGGCAGAAGACATGGGTAGCAAAGTCACAGGCCGTCTCACATTGCTCGCGTTGAACTTCATCCTCTACAAAGCTTCCACAGCACCCACATGATCTTGCAAGTGCCTCACTACTTCCCTGTTGTGAAAGTATTATAAGATCCCCTGCTCTTCTCAAAGTAAATTCCACATATATATGAATAATCAATACAAGCAGGGATGCTCTCTCTCATAATAAAAAGGGTCACCtgataattcaaaaaaaaaagcaaactaTCCAAACAAGAAAGTAAACAAGATTTTCTAATTGACACCATGAAAATAGAGCAGACAGAATATCTCCATGTAATTGCACTTGAGTGACATTTATCACAAACTTGTAGCAGGTTCATATCGCAGTTTGAAAAGTAGAATATAATTAGATTGCTCACCTCTAAATTAAATTTGCGACGAATGGCTGTACGGATGGGATAAGAGAACCACGGGGCAAGACAATTCCAGCCAAAAAAGGTATTCCCCATAAGGTACAGACCAGTGTAAGGCAAACAGTGATTAGCAAATGTACCAGGAGAAGATCCAAGCCTCTCCACATTGCTCCCATAaagcacacaaggagccacaCTACCCAACAAACCTGCCCAGCATTCCATCTATCATAAAGCCATGTACAACTCAAAGACACAAGTATACTATGCCAAGATAAATACCAAAATGCATATTTATATCTTAATCACAAGGATTTCTCCAATCTAGCCCTTCCAATCGAATATGAATCCAGCAAGCTTATCTCAAATTGTTCAAATAACCTAAGACAATAGGATATCCCATGATCACATTTGATAGTCCCTTTTGACTTTTGGGTAGCCATCTAATCTGAAGATTACCAGTGCACCTCAACAAATTCATTCACAAATACACATCCAACCTTTTTAAATTTCTTACCCCCTTGAAAGTAGATCTAGAATCTACAATCAACATCAAACCcacaaaccaaaaaaaaaacagatcacCAAACATCTCAGTTTTCTCGGCATACAATTAGGCATAAATGCAAAAAAACcaagaaaagaaaacagaatACTCACAAACTTCAAGATCACTACTGCAGAATTCATCATTCCTCCCAAGACAAGATAAGAGGCCAGAATCCCACTGGGTCCTCTCCATCACGGATTCAGCCACCGGTAGCCCATCGGCGGTCCATCCGACCGAAATCGCCGCAGAAACCGGAGCATCGATATTCTTGCCGACGGGGACGGCGgatttcttctcatttttcatCTCAACTTCTTCTTGTTTGGGTAAAAGAGGATTGGATTCGGATGAATTCGCCATTTTCGCAGATGATGATAAGATGTATGGCAATTGGCAAATGGGATTCCTAAAATTTTATGAACAATCTCTGATTTCAGTATCCCCCAAAGTCCAAACCCAACCGACAGCTCTTTGTATTAATTaagtatttataataatttaatattattgtaAAGCCGCGTGGAAGACGTAGACGAGCAGGAATTGCTGATTAACCTTCATTATGGGTACTTTTTACAATTTGTTCTTTTTGAATAATCTGCCCCAAAAAAACGAGATATTGTACTTTACTACTCCACTacttattactactatatattatTGACCCAATCATCACTCTTAAATGAAAATGATTTActgtttctttctttattatagAAAATCGTACTCCTAATAAGGAAATATTTACGTTTGGACATTAGTCGTAATTGacaaaaataatagtatggattaaactcattttttaatttgaagaaTAGGAATGTTGGAATATCTTAAAATGATTGATAATTCTTATGATTTGA contains:
- the LOC121799197 gene encoding cell number regulator 8-like is translated as MANSSESNPLLPKQEEVEMKNEKKSAVPVGKNIDAPVSAAISVGWTADGLPVAESVMERTQWDSGLLSCLGRNDEFCSSDLEVCLLGSVAPCVLYGSNVERLGSSPGTFANHCLPYTGLYLMGNTFFGWNCLAPWFSYPIRTAIRRKFNLEGSSEALARSCGCCGSFVEDEVQREQCETACDFATHVFCHACALCQEGREIRRRLPHPGFNAQPFVVMIPPGEQTMGRQA